In one Nicotiana sylvestris chromosome 8, ASM39365v2, whole genome shotgun sequence genomic region, the following are encoded:
- the LOC138875357 gene encoding uncharacterized protein: protein MIGKKRPPAPFPQRLAKYQKEEQYKKFLEMLKQIQVNIPLIDALKEMPGYAKMMKDLMSRKFDFQDLATVTLTQTCSAVVTRPIAKKLSDPGSFTIPCTIGYFAFAKALCDLGVNINLMPLAIYKRLGIERARPTSMLYQLADRMVKRPSGILDDVLIQVGKFVFPANFVILDCKVDEEIPIILGRPFLATGRALIDYAVEVIVETDDELLTIKDPFAACLLNFDEVKGEELAGRVMTLEGRGFWDRTLEFEPLHLENREAPLDKPSIEEPPKLELKPLPAHLRYEFLGPNSTLPVIISSSLDVQTQQLLQVLKECKIAIGWTMADIKGISPAYCMHKILLEEGHKPSREHQRRLNPNMKEVVKKEVIEWLDAGIIFPISDSSWVSPVQCVPKKGGMTVVKNDNNELIPTRTVTGWRIRMDYRKLNLATRKDHFPLPFIDQMLDRLAGRSHFYCPDGYSGYNQISIAPEDREKTSFTCPYGVFAFRRMPFGLSNAPATFQWLAFEELKKRLVTTPIVVAPDWEKPFELMCDASDYVVGAVLG from the exons atgattgggaagaagagacctcctgcaCCCTTCCCTCAGAGGCTAGCTAAGTACCAAAAAGAGGAGCAATACAAGAAGTTCTTGGAAATGctaaaacaaatccaggtaaacatTCCCTTAAttgatgctttgaaagagatgcctgggtatgcaaaaatgatgaaggacttaatgtcccgaaaatttgatttccaagacttaGCCACAGTTACTCTCACCCAGAcctgtagtgcagtggtgactagaccaattgcgAAAAAGCTATCTGACCCAGGGAGCTTTACAATCCCATGCACTATTGGTTATTTTGCCTTTGCTAAAGCACTGTGTGATCTAGGGGTCAAcattaatcttatgcccctggcaaTTTATAAAAGGCTGGGTATTgaaagagctagacccacctctatgttgtACCAGCTGGCTGACAGGATGGTAAAGCGACCCTCAGGTATTCTGGATGATGTAttgattcaggtagggaaatttgtgttccctgcaaaTTTTGTAATCTTAGATTGTAAAGTAGATgaagagattcccataattttgggaagaccattccTGGCCACGGGGAGAGCTTTAATCGATT ATGCCGTGGAGGTAATTGTAGAGACCGATGATGAACTGCTGACTATTAAAGACCCCTTTGCTGCCTGTCTGCTGAACTTTGATGAGGTAAAAGGAGAAGAACTGGCTGGACGGGTAATGACATTAGAaggtagagggttctgggatagaacacttgaatttgagcccttgcacttggAGAACAGAGAAGCTCCTCTAGACAAGCCATCAatcgaagaaccaccaaagttggagttaaagccattgccagcccatctcaggtatgagtttcttggacctaactccacattacctgttattatttcaTCTAGTTTGGATGTGCAGACTCAACAACTCTTGCAGGTACTTAAGGAGTGCAAGATTGctattgggtggaccatggcagacataaagggaATCAGCCCCGCATactgtatgcataaaattctgtTGGAAGAAggacacaaaccttccagagaacaccaaagaaggctgaaccccaatATGAAGGAAGTAGTGAAGAAAGAGGTGATCgagtggttagatgcgggaatcattttcccaatTTCTGATAGTAGctgggttagcccagttcaatgtgtacCAAAAAAAGGTGGCATGACGGTAGTTAAGAATGATAACAACgaattgattcctacaagaaccgtCACAGGATGGAGAATTCGTATGGATTATAGGAAGCTGAACCTGGCTACCCGGAAAGACCATTTCCCACTTCctttcattgatcagatgttggaTAGATTGGCAGGAAGGTCACACTTCTATTGTCCCGACGGATACTCGGGGTACAACCAGATTTCTATTGCCCCggaggatagggaaaagacttcaTTCACTTGCCCTTATGGAGTGTTTGCCTTCAGGAGAATGCCATTTGGCCTTTCTAACGCACCTGCAACATTCCAATG GTTAGCTTTTGAGGAACTGAAGAAGCGGCTAGTCACAACACCGATTGTAGTTGCTCCCGACTGGGAGAAACCgtttgaactcatgtgtgatgctagtgactacGTTGTGGGAGCCGTGTTGGGATAG